ATCGGCGGCAGCGGCGAGAAGCGCACCCTGCGGATCACCGCTCAGTACGCCCAGCACTGGAACTTCGTCGGCGGACCGCCGGATGTGTTCAAGCACAAGCGGGAGGTGCTGGCGTCGCACTGCGCCGATATCGGACGCGACCCGAAGGAGATCATGACGTCAGCGCATCTGCGCCTTGAGCCCGACCTGAACCACTCGCAGGTCATCGACACCGCCGCGGCGCTGGCAGCCGAGGGTCTGGACCTGGGCATCGTCTACCTGCCGCCGCCACATACGCCGGACGTGCTGGAGCCGCTGGCCGAGGCGATTCGGGACTCCGGCTTGCTGACGTAATCGCGCCAGCCTGATTTCGAGTAGCGGACTACTCGTGTGCCGACCCGATCGCGGGCACACGATGGGCGTGCCAGATACGTTCGCGAAGTCAGGACCCCAGCCATGAAAACCTATGCAGTGCAACAAGGCGACACCCTGTTCGGTATCGCTCAACGCGAATACGGAGATGGTGATCTCTACACGGTCATCGCGGCCCAGAACCATCTCCCCGATCCCGACGTGATTCAGCTCGGTCAACAGTTGCTGATCCCCTACGTGACTTTTCGGCACCGGTTCGCCACGCTCGATTCCAACGTGGCTCGCAAGGAGCTCACGGAGCATTACTACAACACCACAGACAGCAACGTGGAGTTGATCTGGGAGATCGTCAATGGGGTTGCCCAGCGCGAGATTCACGAGGGTGCGTGGCTGCACATTCCTGATCTCGTCGATGTCGGCCACCACACCGTCGTGGCCGACGAGACCCTCGAAGGTCTTGCGGCGCGCTGGTACGGCGACGACCACCTCGCGGAGATCATCGCGCTCGCCAACAACCTGCCGTCGGGTAGCGCCTTGGCCCCGGGTCAGGTGCTCACCCAGCCGGGATTGAACCGCCGACGCCATATCGCCGGCGACACCCTCGCTTCCCTTTGCCGGGAAGAGTACGGCGACGGCGATCTCCCTACCCGGATAGCCGTGGTGGCGGCCGCAAACCGGATCGGCGACCCGAACGCCGTCTTTTCCAACCAGACGGTCTACATCCCGTCCTGAGGGGAGGTCGAGCGAAAGGTCACGATTCGGTGACGGTTAGCAAACGCCCGCCGTTACCGCCGAACCCGTAGACGAACTGTCAGACGCCGAAGCGAAGCAACTCGTCGGCAGTCACCAAGCGCTCGTGCTTGGCGGGAAATTCGCGGCTCTTTACCGGGTGGCGGAACCATGACCAGGCGATTCGGCTAACCCGGGAGCGGGTCATCGGGTTCATGTACACGCTGCTTACTCCTGCGGTCGATTAGCTCAACCAGGCTCCACACCCCGCGGCGCCCATATCGAACTATTAGACACCCATTAGCTGGCAAACAGTGTAGGACGCGCCGCGCGATTTATCAAATGTTGCGCTTGTGACGAATGTGACTAACGTTGCGGCGCGGCAGTGGGAACAATCGGGGCCGGCAGCGCGGTCTCGCCCATCAGGAACCGATCGACAGCCGCCGCGGCGGCCCGGCCCTCAGCGATAGCCCAGACGATCAGCGACTGGCCGCGACCAGCGTCGCCGGCAACGAATACGCCCGGCACCGACGTCTCGAAGTTGCTGCCCCGCGCGACGTTGCCGCGATCGGTGAGCTCGACGCCGAGGTCGGTCAGCAGACCTTTTTGCTCCGGGCCAACGAATCCCATGGCCAGCAACACCAGATCCGCTTCGAGTTCGAAGTCCGTGCCCTCGGTCTTGACGAATTTGCCGTCCTGCATCGTGACCTCGTGCACCTTCAGCGCGGTGACGTGCCCGTCTTTGCCGACGAATTCCTCGGTGTTGACCGAGAACACGCGCTCACCGCCCTCTTCGTGCGCCGACGAGACGCGGAACATCATCGCGTAGGTCGGCCACGGCGTGGACGGCGCGCGGGTCTCCGGCGGCCGCGGCATGATCTCGAACTGGTGAATGCTCTCGGCGTGCTGACGGTGGGCGGTGCCCAGGCAGTCGGCGCCGGTGTCGCCACCACCGATGATGACGACCTTCTTGCCTTGGGCGGTGATCGGCGGCTCGGCCAACTCGCCTGAGGCGTAACGGTTTCCCCACGGCAGGTACTCCATCGCCTGATGGATGCCGTCCAGCTCGCGGCCGGGGATCGGCAGGTCACGCCAGGCGGTCGCGCCGTTGGCCAACACCACCGCGTCGAACTCCGACTTCAGTTCATCGGGGGTGATGTCGACGCCGACGTCGACGCCGGAGCGGAATTCGGTTCCTTCGGCGCGCATCTGGTCGAGGCGACGGTCCAGGTGCCGTTTTTCCATCTTGAACTCGGGGATGCCGTATCGCAGCAGGCCCCCGATCTTGTCGGCACGCTCGAACACCGTCACCGAGTGCCCGGCCCGGGTCAGCTGCTGCGCGGCGGCCAGGCCGGCCGGCCCGGATCCCACGACGGCCACCTTTTTGCCGGTGTGCTCGTCGGGCGGCAATGGAACCACCCAGCCCTCGTCGAAGGCGTTGTCGATGATCTCGACTTCGATCTGCTTGATCGTCACGGCGTCCTGGTTGATGCCCAGCACACAGGACGATTCACACGGCGCCGGACACAGTCGACCGGTGAACTCAGGAAAGTTGTTGGTGGCATGCAGCCGCTCGATGGCCTCGCGCCACCGGTCGGTGCGGACCAGGTCATTCCACTCCGGAATCAGGTTGCCCAGCGGGCAACCGTTGTGGCAGAAGGGAATTCCGCAATCCATGCATCGGCTCGCCTGGATCTGCAGGTTGGAGTGCGGGAAGTCTTCGTAGACCTCGTTCCAGTCTTGGAGGCGCAGGTCCACCGGGCGACGCTTGGGCGTCTCGCGGTGGGTGTACTTGAGGAAACCCCTGGGATCAGGCACTGGCGGCCGCCATGATCGCCTCGTCGGGATCTGCGCCGGTGCGCTCAGCTTCGGCGATCGCCTCGAGCACCCGCTTGTAGTCGCGCGGCATCACCTTGGCGAAGCACTTCTGCTGAGCGTCCCAGTCGGCCAGGATGCGCTGGGCCACTGCGGAATCGGTCGCGTCGAGATGCGCCTGCAGCATCCCGTGCAACCACTCCAGGTCGTCGGAGTCGAGCCCTTCGAGCTCGACCATTTCGGTGTTGAGGTTGGCTTGCAACGCGTCCTCTGGGTCGTAGACGTAGGCGATACCGCCGGACATGCCGGCCGCGAAGTTACGGCCGGTGCTGCCCAGGATCGCCACTTTGCCGCCGGTCATGTACTCGCAACCGTGGTCGCCGACGCCTTCGACCACAGCGTGTGCGCCGGAGTTGCGCACCGCGAAACGCTCGCCGACCGCACCGCGCAGGAAGGCCTGGCCGCTGGTGGCGCCGAAGAGGATCACGTTGCCGCCGATGATGTTGTCTTCGGCGACATAGTCGGCGGGTGCGTTCTGCGGAGGCCGGACCACGACGCGTCCCCCCGACAGGCCCTTGCCGACGTAGTCGTTGGCGTCGCCGTACACCCGAAGCGTGATGCCGCTGGGGAGGAAAGCGCCGAAGCTGTTGCCCGCCGAGCCTTCTAAGGTGATGTCGATGGTGCCGTCCGGCAGGCCTTGCCCGCCATAGGCTTTCGTAACCTCGTGGCCGAGCATGGTGCCCACCGTGCGGTTGACGTTGGCGATCGTGGTGGAGAACTTGACCGGCTTCTGGGAGTCCAAGGCCTCGCGACTCATCACGATCAGCTGCTGGTCCAGCGCTTTGTCCAGGCCGTGGTCCTGCTTGGAGCTGTTGTACAGATCCTGGTTCATGAACGCCGACTCGGGCTCGTGCAGCACCGGAGAGAGGTCCAGCTTGTGCGCCTTCCAGTGCGCCCGGGCCAGCGTGGTGTCCAGCGAGCCGACCTGGCCGACCGCCTCGTTGAGGGTACGGAAACCCAGCTGGGCCAGGTACTCGCGTACCTCTTCGGCGATGAACAGGAAGAAGTTCTCGACGAATTCCGGCTTGCCGGCGAACCGCTGACGTAGGACGGGGTTCTGGGTGGCCACACCGACGGGGCAGGTGTCCAGGTGGCAGACCCGCATCATGATGCAGCCCGACACCACCAGCGGCGCGGTGGCAAAGCCGAATTCCTCGGCTCCGAGCAGGGCGGCGACCATCACGTCGCGACCGGTCTTGAGCTGGCCGTCGACCTGAACCACGATCCGGTCGCGTAACCCGTTGAGTAGCAACGTCTGCTGGGTCTCGGCCAGGCCGAGCTCCCACGGCGCGCCGGCGTGCTTCATCGACGTCAGCGGCGTGGCGCCGGTACCACCGTCGTGACCGGAGATCAGCACCACGTCGGCGTGCGCCTTGGACACGCCCGCCGCGACGGTGCCGACGCCGTTCTCCGACACCAGTTTCACGTGAATCCGCGCCTGCGGGTTGGCGTTCTTGAGATCGTGGATCAGCTGCGCCAGGTCCTCGATCGAATAGATGTCGTGGTGCGGCGGCGGGGAGATCAGGCCCACACCCGGCGTGGAGTGCCGCACCTCGGCGATCCATGGGTAGACCTTGCCGGCCGGAAGCTGGCCGCCCTCACCGGGTTTCGCGCCCTGCGCCATCTTGATCTGGATGTCGGAGCAGTTGCTCAGATAGTGCGAGGTGACACCGAAGCGGGCCGACGCGACCTGCTTGATCGCGCTGCGGCGCCAATCACCGTTGGCTTCCCGATCGAAGCGGGTGACGCTCTCGCCTCCTTCACCGGAGTTGGAGCGGCCACCGAGCCGGTTCATCGCGATCGCCAGCGTCTCGTGCGCCTCGGCGGAGATCGAGCCGTAGCTCATCGCACCGGTCGAGAAGCGTTTGACGATCTCGCTGGCCGGCTCGACCTCGTCGAGCGGCACCGGCGGGCGGACTCCGTCGCGGAACTTCAACAGGCCACGCAGCGACGCCATTCGCTCACTCTGGTTGTCGACCAGCTCGCTGTATTCCTTGAAGATCTTGTACTGGCCGGTGCGCGTGGAGTGCTGCAGCTTGAACACCGTGTCCGGATTGAACAGGTGGTACTCGCCCTCGCGGCGCCACTGGTATTCCCCGCCCACCTCGAGTTCGCGGTGCGCGCGCTCGTCCGGGCGGTCCAGGAAGGCCAGGGTATGCCGGCTCGCGACGTCGGCGGCGATGTCGGACAGATTGATTCCGCCGGTCGGGCAAGACAATCCGGTGAAATATTCGCCGAGCACGCCCTGGTCGACACCGACAGCCTGGAACAGCTGCGCGCCCGTGTAGGAGGCCAGCGTCGAAATGCCCATCTTGGACATCACCTTCAGCACGCCCTTGCCGGCGGCCTTGATGTAGTTGTTCAGCGCCTTCTCGCGGTCGAGGCCGGCCAGATCGCCGCGATCGAGCATCAACTCGATTGACTCGAAGGCCATGTACGGGTTGATCGCCGCGGCGCCGAAGCCGATCAGCGCGGCCATGTGGTGCACCTCGCGGGCGTCACCGGTTTCGACGACCAGCCCGACCTTGGTACGGCTGCGTTCGCGGACCAAGTGGTGGTGCACCGCGGACACCGACAGCAGCGACGGGATGGGCGCCAGCTTCTCGTCGGACTCCCGGTCGGAGAGAATGATGATCCGCGCACCGTCGGCGATCGCCGCCGACGTCTGTGCCCGCACATCGTCCAGGGCCGCCTTGAGCCCGGCGCCATTCTCGGCGACCGGGTACAGACAGCGGATCACCTTGGAGCGCAACCCGTGCCGACGACCGTTGACTTCCACCTCGGGGTCGAGGTTGATCAGCTTGGCCAACTCGTGGTTGCGCAGGATCGGCTGCGGCAGGTGAATCTGTCGGCAGGAGTCGGGGGTCGGGTTGAGCAGGTCGCCTTCGGGGCCGACGGTGCCCTCGATGGAGGTCACCACCTCTTCGCGGATGGCGTCCAGCGGCGGGTTGGTCACCTGGGCGAACAACTGCTGGAAGTAGTCGTAAAGCATCCGCGGGCGCTGCGAAAGCACGGCGACCGGGGTGTCGGTCCCCATCGAGCCGATCGGCTCGGCGCCGGTCCGCGCCATCGGCGCGACCAGCATGTTGAGTTCCTCGTAGGTATAGCCGAACACCAACTGGCGCAACACGATTCGGTGCTCCAGCATCCGCTCGTAGTTGCCTTGCGGCAGCTCGGCCAGCGGAATCAAACCCTTGTCGAGCCATTCTTGGTACGGGTGTTCGGCGGCCAGCTCGGCCTTGATCTCCTCGTCGGAGACGATGCGGCCCTCGGTCATGTTCACCAGGAACATCCGGCCCGGTTGCAGCCGCATCCGGCGCACCACCTTGGCCGGGTCGATGTCGAGCACGCCGGCCTCGGAGGCCATCACGACCAGACCGTCGTCGGTCACCCAGATCCGTGACGGGCGCAGACCGTTGCGGTCCAGCACCGCGCCGACGACGGTGCCGTCGGTGAAGGTCATCGAGGCCGGTCCGTCCCACGGCTCCATCAGCGAGGCGTGGTAGGCGTAGAACGCCCGTCGCGCCGGGTCCATCGACGGATGCCGCTCCCACGCTTCGGGAATCATCATCAGCACCGCGTGCGGCAGGCTGCGCCCGCCCAGGTGCAGCAGCTCGAGCGCCTCGTCGAAGCGGGCGGTGTCCGAGGCGCCTGGGGTACAGATCGGGAACAGCTTGTCGACGTCGTCGCGGGAACCGAACACGTCGGTGTCGATCAGCGCCTCGCGGGCCCGCATCCAGTTCTCGTTGCCGGTGACGGTGTTGATCTCGCCGTTGTGCGCGATCCGCCGGAACGGGTGGGCCAGCGGCCACGACGGGAAGGTGTTGGTGGAGAACCGCGAGTGCACGATGCCCAGCGCGCTGGTCAGGCGCTGGTCCTGCAGGTCGAGGTAGAACGCCTTGAGCTGCGGCGTGGTCAGCATGCCCTTGTAGACAAAGGTCTGACCGGAAAGGCTTGGGAAGTACACGGTTTCACGGCCCGGCCCGTCCTGACCGGGGCCCTTGGTGCCCAGCTCGTGCTCGGCACGCTTGCGGACGACGTAGGCGCGCCGCTCCAGCTGCATGCCGTCGGCACCGGCGATGAAGATCTGCCGGAAGGTGGGCATGGCGTCGCGGGCCAGCGCGCCCAGCGAAGACTCGTCGGTGGGCACGTTGCGCCAGCCGAGTACCTGCAGGCCCTCGGCTTCGACGATCTTCTCGACCGAAGCGGCCGCGGCGGCGGCATCCTTCGCCGACTGCGGCAGAAACGCGATGCCGGTGGCGTAGCTGCCGGCTTCGGGCAGCTCGAAGTCGACAACCTCACGGAAGAAGTCGTCGGGGATCTGGATCAGAATTCCGGCACCGTCGCCGCTGTTCGGCTCCGCTCCCTGGGCACCGCGGTGCTCGAGGTTGACCAGCGCGGTGATCGCCTTGTCGACAATGTCGCGGCTGCGCCGGCCGTGCATGTCCACGACCATGGCCACCCCGCACGCGTCATGCTCGAATGCGGGGTTGTAGAGCCCCTGGGAGCCCGAGCGGTTGGGCGCCATTCGCACCTGCTCCTTCACCAATTGCTGCCGCAGCATTACGAAACGTTGCCGTCGGATGCCGCGCCCTAAAAGGCTGAGGGTTAGGCCCCTACGGTCTTGCCAAGGTGCTGCTCGTCGGATAACGACGACCCCGGTTGGGAGTATCCGTACGGCGCTGAACGGTGGCCCGGTTACCGGTTTTCGACAAGTCGTAAAACGATATGACAAAACCCGCCTGACATGCCAACTTGGACCATCTTAGCCCTTCCGTCGGCGGTCGCGCGCCGGTGTGACGTCATCCACAGGGCCGCGCGGCCAGTGGTGCTGTGCCGCAATACGTTTCGCGGCCTCCCGACCCTCGTCTATACGCTCGTCCGCAGTCCCACGCTGCGACGTCCGCGCGCAGCCGTTTGCTGTGATATCGGTCGCTGAAGCTTGCGCGCGGAGACCCATCCCGCCGCGATGGCGCTCACCTGGCGTTTCATGTCGTCACGGCACCGCGTCGCCCGTATTCGCCGGCCTGCGCCTGCACGCGGGAAAGTTGCCCGAACTTTTTCGGCTTTGCGCCGTCGGCGTGCCCGTGACCTGCTGGGCAGGCGCTCGTGGCAGGCCCATCACCGACGGCTTTACGATGCATCCATGAGCTTGGCCGAGCCGGATGTGCGCCAGCTGATCGACATCTTCCCGGGTCGCGTGACCGCATGACCGAGCCCGACGACTTCCTGAGGGATCGTCAACGCCCCCTGCCTCCGCCGGGTCTTGACCGTCCGCCTGCGCAACCACCGCCCCTTCCTGCGCAGCAACTGCCGCCGCGGCCGCCCGCCGGCGACCCGCGCCAGGCACCACCGCCACGGCCGGCTCCCCCGCCGCCGGCACCGTCGTGGAACAACCTCGATTTCTCGGCAGCCGAGCGCGCACCCCGCGGGCCGGGTCCCAGGTACGGCTGGCAGCGGATCGTATTCAAGGCCACCTTCGGGCTAGTCAACCTCGGACCGTCGGCCGGTGAGCGGCAGGACGCCGCCTACGAGGCCGCGATCGCCTCGACCCTGCGGGGCAACTACAAGGTCGGAGTGCTGGGCAAAGGCGGGGTCGGCAAGACCACCGTCGCCGCCAGTGTCGGCTCGATCTTCGCCGAACTGCGACGCCAGGACCGCGTGGTCGCGATCGACGCCGATACCGCGTTCGGCCGACTGGGCAGCCGGATCGACCCGCGCACCAACGGGTCGTACTGGGAGATCGCCTCGGACAAGAATCTGCGGTCGTTCGCCGACGTCAGCACGCGGGTCGGCAGCAACTCGGCGGGGCTGTACGTGCTGGCCGGCGAACCGACCGCCGGGCCGCGGCGGGTGCTTGATCCCGCGCTGTACCGCGAAGCCACCTCCCGGCTGGATCGGCACTTCACCATCGCGATCATCGACTGCGGTTCGACGATGGACGCACCGGTCACCCAGGAAGCCCTGAGCGACCTCGACGCGCTCATCGTGGTCTCGTCGCCGTGGGCCGACGGCGCCGGGGCCGCCGCACAGACGATGGAGTGGCTGGCAGCCCGCGGCCGCACCGGGCTACTCCGCCGCACCGTGGTGGTGCTCAACGATTCCGACGGTCACTCCGACAAGCGCCACCGGTCAGCACTGGCCAACCAGTTCCTCGAACGCGGCCAGAAGGTGGTGGAGGTGCCCTTCGACCCGCACCTGCGTCCCGGCGGCGTCATCGACGTGCAGAGCGAACTCGCGCGCAAGACGCGGCGCAAATTCTTGGAGATCGCCGCGACGGTCGCGGGGTTCTTCGCGAACCGACCGGACGGACCAAGGGAACCCCGCTAGACCCTGGCCGACGGGTCCGCGGTGGCTTCGATCTTCGTCACCAAGTGCTCGCCGATCGTCAGCACGACGACCGCGAACAGGCGCCGCTCGGCGAATGCCAGCAACACGGGCTGGCCGGCCGGGCCGCTCACCACCGTCGCGCCAGGACCCAGGTAGCGCAGCAGGTTGACCGCGACATCGTGGGGCCCGTGGTTGATCTGCGGAGGCAGCGCGGGATCCGCCAGCACGGTGCCGACGCCCCACACCGTCGGGTCCAGCACCGCGACCAGTGCCTGCAGGTCGCCGTTCGCGCACGCGGTGATGAACTTCTCGGTGACCAGCTGGTGCTCGGCCGCCGTTACCTCACCCGGTTTCGGTTGTGTCAGCGCGAATTTCGCGCGTGCTCGCCGAGCCAGTTGGCGGCAGGTTCCGGCGGGGCGTCCGACGGTCTCGGCGATCGCGTCGAAGGGCACCCCGAAAACGTCGTGCAGAACGAACGAGACCCGCTCCCCCGGACTGAGGCGGCGCAGCACCTCGAGCAGCGCCGTACGGACCTCGTCGTCCAGGGTGACCCGGTCGGCGGGGTCGAGCCGGACGGGCTGGTTCACCGCATCCGCCGCCGCCTCGATGTCGCCCGGGCGCTCGTAGCGCGCACGGGCCGATCGGGCCTGGTCCAGACACAGCCTGCCGGCGACCACGGTCAGCCAGGCGCGCACGTCGTCGATGGTGTTGACGTCGGTTCGGGATAGCCGCAGAAACGCCTCTTGCGCAACATCTTCCGCATCACCGATGTCGCCGAGCATCTGGTAGGCCAGGTTGACCAGGTATGGGCGATGGTGCCGCCACGCCTCGGCGATGTCTCCGGTGGAGCCGCTCATGTGTTCACGACGATCTGGTGGAAGGAAAAGTTACACAGCTTCGCCGTAACTTTCCCACCTCCGGTCCCGTCCTTGATGAAAAGCACACCGACCAGGAGGCTGTAATGACGATTGTTGTGACCGGGGCGACCGGCAATGTCGGACGCCCGCTCGTATCGCTGCTCGCCGCCGCGGGCGCGCGGGTACGCGCGATCACACGCACACCGGGTACCGCTGCGTTCCCCGCAGGCGTCGAGGCAGTGAGCGCAGCGGTCGACGCGCTGCCCGGCGCATCGGCGGTGTTCCTCAACTCGCGCGCCCTCGGCGATGATCTCGCCAACGTGGTTGCCGCGGCCCGGCGTAGCGGAGTGACCAAGCTGGTCGCATTGTCGGCGATCAACGCCGACGACGACGTCGCGCGGCAGCCCTCGCGCGCGCGGGGTGATCGCAACAAGGAGGTCGAGCAGCTGTGCGTCGAGTCCGGCCTGGCGTGGGTCAGCCTGCGGCCGACGGTGTTCGCGACCAACTTCGTCGGTATGTGGTCGGCGCAGATTCGGGCCGGTGACGTGGTGGGTGGACCGTATGCCGCGGCTTCGAGCGCGCCGATCGTCGAGGCCGACATCGCCGCGGTGGCCGCCCGCGCGCTACTGACCGATGAGCTTGTCGGCCAACGCATTCCGCTCACGGGGCCGCAGGCACTGACTAACGCCGAGATGGTCGACGTCATCGCCGGCGCGCTCGGTCGACCGTTGCGTTACGTCGAAGCACCGCCAGAGGTCGTGCGTCAGCGGTTCATCGACATCGGTTTGGGCGCCGATTTCGCCGACGCCTACATCGCGATGCTCGCCGAGACCGTCGATAAGCCGGCGCTGGTTACCCACGACGTCGAGAAGATCACCGGCCACCCGGCGACCAGCTTTGCCGAGTGGGTTTCCGACCATCGTCAGTTATTCAGCTAGGAGGCAGCACATGTCCGATCCACGTCCCCCGCGATACCTGAAGCCAATGAACAAGCTGATGATGGCGGTGCAGAAGCTGGGCATTCCGACCGGGCCCGCGATGGTGTTGACCGTGCCGGGCCGCAAGTCAGGGAAGCCGCGCAGTACACCGATGACCCCGTTCCAGCTCGACGGCGGCTTGTACGTGGTCGCCGGCTACCCCGGCGCGGACTGGGCGGCCAACGCCCGGGCCGCGGGCACCGGCACGCTGAGCCGCGGACGCCGGTCGCGGACCGTCCGGATTGTGGAACTCACTGCGGCGCAAGCCCGCCCAGTGCTCCGCGCATTCCCGGTCAAAGTCCCGGTCGGGGTCAGTTTCGCCAAGAGCTCGGGGATGGTTGTCGACGGCACTCCCGACGAGTTCGAGGCCTTAGCCGGACGGCTCGCGGTCTTCCGCTTCGACGCGGTCAACGGTCAAAGCTGAATCGGCACGTGCTTTTCCGCGCAGGCATCGGTCACCGCGGCGACGATGTCCTGAGTGCGCAGCGTCTCGAGGTCCTCGACGGTTACCGAGCCTCTATCGGTACGATGCTGGGCTGCCACGCGCGAATCACGTAGGCGCTCAGCACGTTCGACGACGTTACGGGCGAAGCGGCCGTTCTGCATGACGTCGATCCCGTGTGTGCCGTCCGGCGCCAGGTAAGCCCGCAGCGTCTTGCAGGCCATGTTCAGCGCCTCGCGGGCGCCCGGCTCGATGACCGTGGCCCGCGGTTGGCCGTAGCGGACCGCGATCTCGACGAGCTCGTCGGGGGCGTAGGAGGCGAACCGTAGCTTGCGGTTGAACCGGCCAGCCAAACCCGGGTTCACCGTGAGGAATTCGTCGACTTCCTTCTCGTAACCCGCGCCGATGAAACAGAAGTCGAAGCGGTGGACCTCGAGTGCGACCAGCAGCTGGTTGACCGCTTCCATGCCGATCATGTCCGGCCGGCCGTCATGATGACGCTCGACCAGGCTATAGAACTCGTCCATGAACAAGATGCGGCCCAGCGAACGCGCAATCAGCTCATTGGTTTTCGGGCCGGAGGCGCCAATGTGTTCGCCGCAGAAGTCGGCCCGCTTGACCTCGATGATCTCGGGGTGACGCACGATGCCCAGCCCGGCGTAGATCTTGCCCAACGCCTCGGCCGTCGTCGTCTTACCGGTACCGGGCGGCCCGACCAACAACATATGGTTCGTTTGATTCGTGACCGGCAACCCGGCCGCCATCCGCAGCGCGCGAACCTCGATCTGGTCTTCCAGCTCGGCGACCGCCCGTTTGACTTCGCTGAGGCCTACCTGGTTGTTCAGCAGCGCGCGGCCCTCGTTCAGCAGCTCCTCGCGGCGCTCCTCATTCTCCTCGTTGCGACGGTCCGACTCCGAGCGTTCGGTGCTGACGTCCCATTTGTTGCTGCGGGTGTTGATCGTCTCCTCGTCGGTGATCACCAGTTGCAGCTGCGGGTCGGCCAGCGCGTCCTTGGCCGCCTCGATCAACGCGCCGTTGATCGTCGCTTTGGACAGCCAGATCTGAGCCTTGTCTTCCTCGTCGAGCTGTCGGTGCGCCATCCCCCGCACGTAGGCGAGATCAGCGGCGATCAAAGGGAATTCATTCGGGTCGATCGCCGTGACCGCGGTGTCGTTGAGCTGGTGGCGACGCGCCTCGACCACGCCGCCGGCCCGTAGGTCAACGCGGTCGGCCCAATCCAGCGCGACCCGCGCCTGACCGAGGTGCGCCGCCGCGTGGGCGGCCAGCGCGTTGGTGGCCGCCGTCACCGCAGACATGATGATCGCCTGCGGCGGCAGAACCGTCGCCGCCACCGAAATCACATCAGGCCAGCGCTGGGTGGCGAACATCAGGTAGGCCTTGACGTACTGCTGCCACTGGTGGTTCTCCCAGGTGTCCAGCACGGCGGGGTCTTGCAGCAGCGCTTCGGCCTTTTCGTATTGACCGTCGTCGACCAACGCGCTGGCCAGAGCCAGGCCCGCATGGGAGGACTCCGTCACCGAGATCGACAGAAACGGCCCGGCCTTGATCGCGGCTGAGAGGCGGACTCCTAGTCGGTTGGTCTCCCGGTGCAGCCGCGCCCCGTACGCGTACAGCTGCTGCAGCGTTGACAGTTCCTCGTCGCCGGCGGCGATTCGGCCCAGCCAGGCATCGGCCATCGACTGATCGAACTCGGTGGCCTCGCGGAACCGCGCTAGCGCGGTCGACGGGTCGGTCTCGAACACCGCCATCGCCTGATCGAACCGCTTACGCGCGGCGGCCGTGTCAACGGCTGAAGTCATGCGCCGCTCCTCCTCATCGCTGCGCTCTGCATCGTCGCCGGCGGAGTCATGCGCCGCTCCTCCTCATAGGCGCCGCTTATGCGGCGCGCAGTCGGGTCGCCGGCTCGAAGTCATGCGCCGCTCCTTTAATCCACCGATTCGAGCTCAGAGCTTCCGATGTTCGTCGGTTCCAAGGATATGTAACGATTCTCGGCCCGGAACAGCTCGACCTCAACCGTATGCAGATGCCCGGCAGCCGTCACGTCGATAGTGGCTGGGCCGATCTGGGTGATGACGACGTCGG
This genomic stretch from Mycobacterium paraterrae harbors:
- a CDS encoding NmrA family NAD(P)-binding protein, with the protein product MTIVVTGATGNVGRPLVSLLAAAGARVRAITRTPGTAAFPAGVEAVSAAVDALPGASAVFLNSRALGDDLANVVAAARRSGVTKLVALSAINADDDVARQPSRARGDRNKEVEQLCVESGLAWVSLRPTVFATNFVGMWSAQIRAGDVVGGPYAAASSAPIVEADIAAVAARALLTDELVGQRIPLTGPQALTNAEMVDVIAGALGRPLRYVEAPPEVVRQRFIDIGLGADFADAYIAMLAETVDKPALVTHDVEKITGHPATSFAEWVSDHRQLFS
- the sigI gene encoding RNA polymerase sigma factor SigI, which translates into the protein MSGSTGDIAEAWRHHRPYLVNLAYQMLGDIGDAEDVAQEAFLRLSRTDVNTIDDVRAWLTVVAGRLCLDQARSARARYERPGDIEAAADAVNQPVRLDPADRVTLDDEVRTALLEVLRRLSPGERVSFVLHDVFGVPFDAIAETVGRPAGTCRQLARRARAKFALTQPKPGEVTAAEHQLVTEKFITACANGDLQALVAVLDPTVWGVGTVLADPALPPQINHGPHDVAVNLLRYLGPGATVVSGPAGQPVLLAFAERRLFAVVVLTIGEHLVTKIEATADPSARV
- a CDS encoding nitroreductase family deazaflavin-dependent oxidoreductase, with protein sequence MSDPRPPRYLKPMNKLMMAVQKLGIPTGPAMVLTVPGRKSGKPRSTPMTPFQLDGGLYVVAGYPGADWAANARAAGTGTLSRGRRSRTVRIVELTAAQARPVLRAFPVKVPVGVSFAKSSGMVVDGTPDEFEALAGRLAVFRFDAVNGQS
- the eccA gene encoding type VII secretion AAA-ATPase EccA — protein: MTSAVDTAAARKRFDQAMAVFETDPSTALARFREATEFDQSMADAWLGRIAAGDEELSTLQQLYAYGARLHRETNRLGVRLSAAIKAGPFLSISVTESSHAGLALASALVDDGQYEKAEALLQDPAVLDTWENHQWQQYVKAYLMFATQRWPDVISVAATVLPPQAIIMSAVTAATNALAAHAAAHLGQARVALDWADRVDLRAGGVVEARRHQLNDTAVTAIDPNEFPLIAADLAYVRGMAHRQLDEEDKAQIWLSKATINGALIEAAKDALADPQLQLVITDEETINTRSNKWDVSTERSESDRRNEENEERREELLNEGRALLNNQVGLSEVKRAVAELEDQIEVRALRMAAGLPVTNQTNHMLLVGPPGTGKTTTAEALGKIYAGLGIVRHPEIIEVKRADFCGEHIGASGPKTNELIARSLGRILFMDEFYSLVERHHDGRPDMIGMEAVNQLLVALEVHRFDFCFIGAGYEKEVDEFLTVNPGLAGRFNRKLRFASYAPDELVEIAVRYGQPRATVIEPGAREALNMACKTLRAYLAPDGTHGIDVMQNGRFARNVVERAERLRDSRVAAQHRTDRGSVTVEDLETLRTQDIVAAVTDACAEKHVPIQL
- a CDS encoding MinD/ParA family ATP-binding protein, translating into MTEPDDFLRDRQRPLPPPGLDRPPAQPPPLPAQQLPPRPPAGDPRQAPPPRPAPPPPAPSWNNLDFSAAERAPRGPGPRYGWQRIVFKATFGLVNLGPSAGERQDAAYEAAIASTLRGNYKVGVLGKGGVGKTTVAASVGSIFAELRRQDRVVAIDADTAFGRLGSRIDPRTNGSYWEIASDKNLRSFADVSTRVGSNSAGLYVLAGEPTAGPRRVLDPALYREATSRLDRHFTIAIIDCGSTMDAPVTQEALSDLDALIVVSSPWADGAGAAAQTMEWLAARGRTGLLRRTVVVLNDSDGHSDKRHRSALANQFLERGQKVVEVPFDPHLRPGGVIDVQSELARKTRRKFLEIAATVAGFFANRPDGPREPR